One segment of Solanum stenotomum isolate F172 chromosome 1, ASM1918654v1, whole genome shotgun sequence DNA contains the following:
- the LOC125844799 gene encoding uncharacterized protein LOC125844799 isoform X4, whose protein sequence is MKKSNFSLPLPQKSMNNSRQQLFDSLTSHISLYNSQNPPFPNHNPNPRSSLIKWFSSLSIPQRQAHLTIVHSNFVQILLQMLGKLQSNGHGFFFILPDMPSDGSDLPSICFRKSDGLLARVAESNESERRVRQSVRIFSSKEGEGENGVSGLLDFVDSLTVSEEFVGNVDTFVNAMDGVTNGKFLRGEESGLSSEWVELGWLKEKGYYSIEAFAANRLEVALRLAWLNHNNGKKRGVKLKDKVNSVGVGANAFWRKKGCVDWWGKLDEATRVKVLRNGLGKAAKSLIADTLKGERGVSADKAWLCSSTLEQPLRGNPTLSDRRNFVNLRVSDARVAKKSMRHASVFGVSCSFNQLLDCLFMLKEISTVLLACPRSVCESPDSEKLFFSSLESVNTLSDCILRKLRGLLMIISLDCTKYELLEDENLNSSPKQNKEILGASNRKKKGKNRKVKKSNSLPKPKADGLRPVKSTEDKGDTSMCGDNVHSSSSTGLVDKFCGDNVHSSLPSGSVNREQQKDRVKESLPSLIDMVGQGEGPDSQTVRSASRKKRKERNKIKNTSLITSGEDDSVDQSGSKDSCIDNEKREPEMSILSRTSRDCGSAGSFEGCRNPCLTDHFPTEGVMENGTEAVAVETTNREGNSAISSVMPAIESERTLSNGKEFKKLNRSGFLEQQIKVGDPNRNFTSLKEKRSVDVYDTGPMNSPSYVSYEWPSVAPVHLPCGDSHLPRATDRLHLDVSHNWKSHFRHSFLRNVRHVRNSSIETGCPGIISGPLPMSLDWPPMVRSINRLAAPSLTCNYDAGFISRRTSFQQDIAAQSMHCNAVSTEDERVYSGDLMDFSDLANSHDVGEDHDYHWLSEEELEVHAVSGVDYNQYFGGGVMYWNPSDHLGTNFSRPPSLSSDDSSWAWRDADMNRAVDDMVAFSSSYSTNGLTSPSGASFCSPFDPLGSGHQAVGYVIPGSEITSKVLQSSSAADLVTVENASGSLSNLPAEGEAKSLDSLPYPILRPIVIPSMSRERSRSDFKRSHDHKSPCVPPSRREQPRIKRPPSPVVLCVPRAPHPPPPSPVGDSRRHRGFPTVRSGSSSPRQWGVKGWFHDGINFEEACIRMDGSEVVWPAWRSKSLSAHQLTQPLPGALLQDRLIAISQLTRDQEHPDVAFPLQPPETLNSTAKKACLSMIHSRLHNEIENFCKQVASENLIRKPYINWAVKRVARSLQVLWPRSRTNIFGSNATGLSLPSSDVDLVVSLPPVRNLEPIKEAGILEGRNGIKETCLQHAARYLANQEWVKNDSLKIVENTAIPIIMLVVEVPHDLISSSLSNLQTPKAEPTQLTVEEDNTFQADSTCSDSSSSPQWSKMNESVKDVKAVRLDISFKSPSHTGLQTTELVKELTEQFPAATPLALVLKQFLADRSLDQSYSGGLSSYCLVLLITRFLQHEHHHSRPIDQNLGSLLMDFFYFFGNVFDPRQIRVSIQGSGLYINRERGCSIDPICIDDPLYPTNNVGRNCFRIHQCIKAFADAYSILENEIPSLPCNDESNSVPQVKLLPRIVPSIEASEVS, encoded by the exons atgaaaaaatcgAACTTTAGTTTGCCTTTGCCCCAAAAATCTATGAACAATTCAAGACAGCAGCTTTTTGATTCCCTCACATCTCACATTTCTCTCTACAATtcacaaaaccccccatttccTAATCATAACCCTAACCCTAGATCATCGCTTATCAAATGGTTCTCTTCCCTCTCGATTCCTCAACGCCAAGCTCATCTCACAATTGTTCACTCGAATTTCGTTCAAATCCTGTTGCAAATGCTTGGTAAACTTCAATCCAACGGTCATGGTTTTTTCTTCATCCTACCTGACATGCCTTCAGATGGTTCTGATCTTCCAAGCATTTGTTTCAGGAAGTCTGATGGGTTATTAGCTCGAGTTGCGGAGTCGAATGAGTCGGAACGGCGAGTTCGTCAGTCGGTACGGATTTTCAGCTCGAAAGAAGGGGAAGGGGAAAATGGGGTTTCGGGTTTGTTGGATTTTGTAGATTCTTTGACTGTAAGTGAGGAATTTGTTGGAAATGTGGATACTTTTGTGAATGCAATGGATGGTGTTACGAATGGAAAGTTTTTGAGGGGGGAAGAAAGTGGGTTGAGCTCAGAATGGGTGGAATTGGGGTGGTTGAAAGAGAAGGGTTATTATAGTATCGAGGCTTTCGCGGCGAATAGGTTGGAGGTGGCGTTACGATTGGCGTGGCTGAATCATAATAATGGGAAAAAGAGAGGTGTAAAGCTGAAAGATAAGGTGAATTCTGTAGGTGTAGGGGCAAATGCATTTTGGAGGAAGAAAGGGTGTGTAGATTGGTGGGGTAAGTTAGATGAGGCAACAAGGGTCAAGGTTCTTCGTAATGGCTTAGGGAAGGCGGCTAAATCACTG ATTGCTGATACTTTGAAAGGGGAAAGAGGTGTTTCAGCTGATAAAGCTTGGCTATGCAGTTCAACACTAGAACAACCTCTGAGGGGTAACCCTACTTTGTCTGATCGAAGAAACTTTGTGAATCTCAGAGTGTCAGATGCAAGAGTTGCAAAAAAGAGCATGCGTCATGCATCAGTGTTTGGAGTCTCATGTTCATTCAACCAGTTACTTGATTGTTTGTTTATGCTTAAGGAAATCTCCACTGTGCTGTTGGCATGTCCGCGTTCTGTTTGCGAGTCTCCTGATAGTGAAAAACTATTCTTTAGTTCATTAGAATCTGTTAATACTCTTTCTGATtgtatattaagaaaattaCGGGGGTTACTCATGATTATTTCTCTTGACTGTACAAAGTATGAGCTACTAGAGGATGAAAACTTGAATTCCTCACCAAAGCAAAACAAAGAGATACTTGGTGCTTCTAACCgtaagaaaaaagggaaaaaccgTAAGGTGAAGAAATCAAATTCTTTGCCAAAACCTAAAGCAGATGGTTTAAGGCCTGTTAAAAGCACTGAG GACAAGGGAGACACATCCATGTGTGGTGATAATGTACATAGTAGTTCGTCTACTGGTTTGGTCGATAAATTTTGTGGTGATAATGTACATAGCAGTTTGCCTAGTGGATCGGTCAACAGAGAACAACAGAAGGATCGTGTTAAAGAGAGTCTTCCATCTTTGATCGATATGGTT GGACAGGGTGAAGGACCAGATAGTCAAACTGTTAGAAGTGCTTCaaggaagaaaaggaaagaaagaaacaagATTAAAAACACTAGCTTGATAACTTCTGGAGAAGATG ATTCGGTTGATCAAAGCGGATCAAAAGATTCTTGTATTGACAATGAGAAACGTGAACCAGAAATGAGCATTCTGAGTCGAACCAGTAGGGATTGTGGTTCTGCTGGTTCTTTTGAAGGTTGCAGGAATCCTTGTTTGACAGACCATTTTCCCACAGAGGGGGTGATGGAAAATGGAACGGAAGCTGTTGCAGTGGAAACTACCAATAGGGAAGGCAATTCTGCTATATCTTCTGTAATGCCTGCGATTGAATCTGAACGCACTCTTTCAAACGGCAAGGagtttaaaaaattgaacaGATCAGGTTTTCTTGAGCAGCAAATTAAAGTTGGCGATCCCAACAGAAATTTTACCTCGTTAAAGGAGAAAAGAAGTGTTGATGTTTATGATACAGGGCCGATGAATTCTCCATCTTATGTTTCGTATGAGTGGCCCAGTGTAGCTCCTGTTCATCTTCCATGCGGTGATTCACATCTCCCACGGGCTACTGATAGATTGCACCTTGATGTCAGTCACAACTGGAAAAGTCATTTTCGTCATTCTTTTCTACGCAATGTACGTCATGTAAGAAATTCTTCAATTGAAACAGGGTGCCCTGGAATCATATCTGGACCTTTGCCAATGAGTTTAGATTGGCCCCCAATGGTGCGCAGTATCAATAGACTAGCTGCTCCATCACTTACATGCAATTATGATGCTGGGTTTATCTCTAGGAGAACGTCTTTCCAGCAAGATATAGCAGCTCAAAGCATGCACTGCAATGCGGTGAGTACTGAGGATGAAAGGGTGTATTCTGGTGACTTAATGGACTTCTCCGATCTTGCAAATTCACATGATGTGGGTGAAGACCATGATTATCACTGGTTGTCTGAAGAAGAGTTAGAGGTACATGCTGTTTCCGGAGTGGACTATAATCAGTACTTTGGAGGTGGTGTTATGTACTGGAATCCTTCTGATCATCTTGGTACTAATTTTTCACGTCCTCCCTCCCTTAGCTCGGATGACAGCTCATGGGCATGGAGGGACGCAGACATGAATAGGGCAGTTGATGATATGGTTGCCTTCTCTTCTTCCTACAGTACAAATGGTTTGACTTCTCCTTCTGGTGCTTCCTTTTGCTCTCCATTCGATCCTTTAGGTTCAGGACATCAGGCTGTTGGTTATGTTATACCAGGAAGTGAGATTACCAGCAAGGTCCTGCAGTCATCATCGGCAGCAGATCTAGTGACAGTAGAGAATGCTTCAGGATCCTTGTCCAATTTGCCTGCTGAAGGTGAAGCAAAGTCTCTGGATTCACTCCCATACCCCATTCTACGACCCATTGTCATTCCCAGTATGTCTAGGGAGAGATCAAGATCAGATTTTAAGCGCAGTCATGATCATAAAAGTCCTTGTGTTCCTCCCAGCAGGCGGGAGCAACCTAGGATCAAGAGGCCTCCGTCACCTGTTGTCCTATGTGTTCCACGTGCCCCTCATCCACCTCCTCCTTCTCCAGTTGGTGATTCTAGAAGGCACAGAGGTTTTCCAACGGTTCGGTCTGGTAGCTCCAGCCCTAGGCAGTGGGGTGTCAAAGGTTGGTTCCATGATGGAATTAATTTTGAAGAAGCCTGTATACGCATGGATGGTAGTGAAGTAGTTTGGCCTGCTTGGAGGAGTAAAAGTCTCTCAGCCCATCAGTTAACGCAACCTCTACCTGGAGCTTTGCTGCAGGATCGCCTCATCGCAATTTCACAGTTAACTCGCGATCAAGAACAT cCAGATGTTGCGTTCCCACTTCAACCTCCCGAAACGCTGAACTCTACTGCAAAGAAGGCATGTCTTTCAATGATCCATAGTCGCCTTCACAATGAAATTGAGAACTTCTGCAAACAG GTTGCCTCTGAGAATTTGATCAGGAAGCCTTACATTAATTGGGCTGTAAAGCGCGTTGCACGTTCTCTACAAGTATTATGGCCTAGATCTCGTACAAACATTTTTGGTTCAAACGCTACTGGGCTGTCACTCCCATCGAGTGATGTGGACCTTGTGGTTTCTCTTCCTCCTGTGAGGAATCTG GAACCAATTAAAGAAGCTGGGATCTTAGAGGGGCGAAATGGGATCAAAGAAACATGCCttcag CATGCAGCTAGATATCTGGCTAACCAGGAGTGGGTAAAAAATGATTCTCTGAAGATCGTGGAAAATACTGCT ATACCAATTATAATGCTTGTGGTGGAAGTTCCACATGACCTCATTTCGTCGTCTCTATCAAATTTACAAACACCAAAAGCTGAACCAACTCAGTTGACTGTTGAAGAAGACAATACTTTTCAGGCTGATTCGACTTGTTCGGATTCCTCATCATCACCACAGTGGTCTAAGATGAATGAATCTGTGAAGGATGTAAAAGCAGTTCGACTTGATATTAGTTTCAAATCGCCTTCTCATACAGGATTACAGACCACAGAGCTG GTAAAAGAGCTCACAGAACAGTTTCCTGCTGCCACACCTCTTGCTTTGGTGCTAAAACAGTTCCTAGCAGATCGCAGTCTTGACCAGTCATATTCAGGCGGTTTAAGTTCATATTGTCTA GTACTATTGATCACACGGTTTTTGCAGCATGAACATCATCACAGTCGACCAATTGACCAA AACTTGGGGAGCCTCCTGATGGACTTTTTCTACTTCTTTGG GAATGTGTTTGATCCTCGTCAAATACGTGTCTCAATACAGGGAAGCGGCTTATACATAAATAGAGAACGAGGGTGCAG CATTGATCCAATTTGCATTGATGATCCTCTGTACCCAACCAATAATGTGGGGCGGAACTGCTTTCGCATACACCAATGCATCAAG GCATTTGCGGATGCTTATTCTATTTTGGAAAATGAGATACCTTCTCTTCCATGCAACGATGAATCTAATTCAGTACCTCAAGTTAAGCTGCTCCCAAGAATTGTTCCAAGCATTGAGGCTTCTGAGGTATCTTAA
- the LOC125844799 gene encoding uncharacterized protein LOC125844799 isoform X2, producing the protein MKKSNFSLPLPQKSMNNSRQQLFDSLTSHISLYNSQNPPFPNHNPNPRSSLIKWFSSLSIPQRQAHLTIVHSNFVQILLQMLGKLQSNGHGFFFILPDMPSDGSDLPSICFRKSDGLLARVAESNESERRVRQSVRIFSSKEGEGENGVSGLLDFVDSLTVSEEFVGNVDTFVNAMDGVTNGKFLRGEESGLSSEWVELGWLKEKGYYSIEAFAANRLEVALRLAWLNHNNGKKRGVKLKDKVNSVGVGANAFWRKKGCVDWWGKLDEATRVKVLRNGLGKAAKSLIADTLKGERGVSADKAWLCSSTLEQPLRGNPTLSDRRNFVNLRVSDARVAKKSMRHASVFGVSCSFNQLLDCLFMLKEISTVLLACPRSVCESPDSEKLFFSSLESVNTLSDCILRKLRGLLMIISLDCTKYELLEDENLNSSPKQNKEILGASNRKKKGKNRKVKKSNSLPKPKADGLRPVKSTEDKGDTSMCGDNVHSSSSTGLVDKFCGDNVHSSLPSGSVNREQQKDRVKESLPSLIDMGQGEGPDSQTVRSASRKKRKERNKIKNTSLITSGEDGKCQKRNSQKSFISFNSRDRDPSSDCVTVIDSVDQSGSKDSCIDNEKREPEMSILSRTSRDCGSAGSFEGCRNPCLTDHFPTEGVMENGTEAVAVETTNREGNSAISSVMPAIESERTLSNGKEFKKLNRSGFLEQQIKVGDPNRNFTSLKEKRSVDVYDTGPMNSPSYVSYEWPSVAPVHLPCGDSHLPRATDRLHLDVSHNWKSHFRHSFLRNVRHVRNSSIETGCPGIISGPLPMSLDWPPMVRSINRLAAPSLTCNYDAGFISRRTSFQQDIAAQSMHCNAVSTEDERVYSGDLMDFSDLANSHDVGEDHDYHWLSEEELEVHAVSGVDYNQYFGGGVMYWNPSDHLGTNFSRPPSLSSDDSSWAWRDADMNRAVDDMVAFSSSYSTNGLTSPSGASFCSPFDPLGSGHQAVGYVIPGSEITSKVLQSSSAADLVTVENASGSLSNLPAEGEAKSLDSLPYPILRPIVIPSMSRERSRSDFKRSHDHKSPCVPPSRREQPRIKRPPSPVVLCVPRAPHPPPPSPVGDSRRHRGFPTVRSGSSSPRQWGVKGWFHDGINFEEACIRMDGSEVVWPAWRSKSLSAHQLTQPLPGALLQDRLIAISQLTRDQEHPDVAFPLQPPETLNSTAKKACLSMIHSRLHNEIENFCKQVASENLIRKPYINWAVKRVARSLQVLWPRSRTNIFGSNATGLSLPSSDVDLVVSLPPVRNLEPIKEAGILEGRNGIKETCLQHAARYLANQEWVKNDSLKIVENTAIPIIMLVVEVPHDLISSSLSNLQTPKAEPTQLTVEEDNTFQADSTCSDSSSSPQWSKMNESVKDVKAVRLDISFKSPSHTGLQTTELVKELTEQFPAATPLALVLKQFLADRSLDQSYSGGLSSYCLVLLITRFLQHEHHHSRPIDQNLGSLLMDFFYFFGNVFDPRQIRVSIQGSGLYINRERGCSIDPICIDDPLYPTNNVGRNCFRIHQCIKAFADAYSILENEIPSLPCNDESNSVPQVKLLPRIVPSIEASEVS; encoded by the exons atgaaaaaatcgAACTTTAGTTTGCCTTTGCCCCAAAAATCTATGAACAATTCAAGACAGCAGCTTTTTGATTCCCTCACATCTCACATTTCTCTCTACAATtcacaaaaccccccatttccTAATCATAACCCTAACCCTAGATCATCGCTTATCAAATGGTTCTCTTCCCTCTCGATTCCTCAACGCCAAGCTCATCTCACAATTGTTCACTCGAATTTCGTTCAAATCCTGTTGCAAATGCTTGGTAAACTTCAATCCAACGGTCATGGTTTTTTCTTCATCCTACCTGACATGCCTTCAGATGGTTCTGATCTTCCAAGCATTTGTTTCAGGAAGTCTGATGGGTTATTAGCTCGAGTTGCGGAGTCGAATGAGTCGGAACGGCGAGTTCGTCAGTCGGTACGGATTTTCAGCTCGAAAGAAGGGGAAGGGGAAAATGGGGTTTCGGGTTTGTTGGATTTTGTAGATTCTTTGACTGTAAGTGAGGAATTTGTTGGAAATGTGGATACTTTTGTGAATGCAATGGATGGTGTTACGAATGGAAAGTTTTTGAGGGGGGAAGAAAGTGGGTTGAGCTCAGAATGGGTGGAATTGGGGTGGTTGAAAGAGAAGGGTTATTATAGTATCGAGGCTTTCGCGGCGAATAGGTTGGAGGTGGCGTTACGATTGGCGTGGCTGAATCATAATAATGGGAAAAAGAGAGGTGTAAAGCTGAAAGATAAGGTGAATTCTGTAGGTGTAGGGGCAAATGCATTTTGGAGGAAGAAAGGGTGTGTAGATTGGTGGGGTAAGTTAGATGAGGCAACAAGGGTCAAGGTTCTTCGTAATGGCTTAGGGAAGGCGGCTAAATCACTG ATTGCTGATACTTTGAAAGGGGAAAGAGGTGTTTCAGCTGATAAAGCTTGGCTATGCAGTTCAACACTAGAACAACCTCTGAGGGGTAACCCTACTTTGTCTGATCGAAGAAACTTTGTGAATCTCAGAGTGTCAGATGCAAGAGTTGCAAAAAAGAGCATGCGTCATGCATCAGTGTTTGGAGTCTCATGTTCATTCAACCAGTTACTTGATTGTTTGTTTATGCTTAAGGAAATCTCCACTGTGCTGTTGGCATGTCCGCGTTCTGTTTGCGAGTCTCCTGATAGTGAAAAACTATTCTTTAGTTCATTAGAATCTGTTAATACTCTTTCTGATtgtatattaagaaaattaCGGGGGTTACTCATGATTATTTCTCTTGACTGTACAAAGTATGAGCTACTAGAGGATGAAAACTTGAATTCCTCACCAAAGCAAAACAAAGAGATACTTGGTGCTTCTAACCgtaagaaaaaagggaaaaaccgTAAGGTGAAGAAATCAAATTCTTTGCCAAAACCTAAAGCAGATGGTTTAAGGCCTGTTAAAAGCACTGAG GACAAGGGAGACACATCCATGTGTGGTGATAATGTACATAGTAGTTCGTCTACTGGTTTGGTCGATAAATTTTGTGGTGATAATGTACATAGCAGTTTGCCTAGTGGATCGGTCAACAGAGAACAACAGAAGGATCGTGTTAAAGAGAGTCTTCCATCTTTGATCGATATG GGACAGGGTGAAGGACCAGATAGTCAAACTGTTAGAAGTGCTTCaaggaagaaaaggaaagaaagaaacaagATTAAAAACACTAGCTTGATAACTTCTGGAGAAGATGGTAAATGTCAGAAAAGAAATTCTCAGAAgtcctttatttctttcaactcCCGAGATAGGGATCCAAGTTCTGATTGTGTCACTGTAATAGATTCGGTTGATCAAAGCGGATCAAAAGATTCTTGTATTGACAATGAGAAACGTGAACCAGAAATGAGCATTCTGAGTCGAACCAGTAGGGATTGTGGTTCTGCTGGTTCTTTTGAAGGTTGCAGGAATCCTTGTTTGACAGACCATTTTCCCACAGAGGGGGTGATGGAAAATGGAACGGAAGCTGTTGCAGTGGAAACTACCAATAGGGAAGGCAATTCTGCTATATCTTCTGTAATGCCTGCGATTGAATCTGAACGCACTCTTTCAAACGGCAAGGagtttaaaaaattgaacaGATCAGGTTTTCTTGAGCAGCAAATTAAAGTTGGCGATCCCAACAGAAATTTTACCTCGTTAAAGGAGAAAAGAAGTGTTGATGTTTATGATACAGGGCCGATGAATTCTCCATCTTATGTTTCGTATGAGTGGCCCAGTGTAGCTCCTGTTCATCTTCCATGCGGTGATTCACATCTCCCACGGGCTACTGATAGATTGCACCTTGATGTCAGTCACAACTGGAAAAGTCATTTTCGTCATTCTTTTCTACGCAATGTACGTCATGTAAGAAATTCTTCAATTGAAACAGGGTGCCCTGGAATCATATCTGGACCTTTGCCAATGAGTTTAGATTGGCCCCCAATGGTGCGCAGTATCAATAGACTAGCTGCTCCATCACTTACATGCAATTATGATGCTGGGTTTATCTCTAGGAGAACGTCTTTCCAGCAAGATATAGCAGCTCAAAGCATGCACTGCAATGCGGTGAGTACTGAGGATGAAAGGGTGTATTCTGGTGACTTAATGGACTTCTCCGATCTTGCAAATTCACATGATGTGGGTGAAGACCATGATTATCACTGGTTGTCTGAAGAAGAGTTAGAGGTACATGCTGTTTCCGGAGTGGACTATAATCAGTACTTTGGAGGTGGTGTTATGTACTGGAATCCTTCTGATCATCTTGGTACTAATTTTTCACGTCCTCCCTCCCTTAGCTCGGATGACAGCTCATGGGCATGGAGGGACGCAGACATGAATAGGGCAGTTGATGATATGGTTGCCTTCTCTTCTTCCTACAGTACAAATGGTTTGACTTCTCCTTCTGGTGCTTCCTTTTGCTCTCCATTCGATCCTTTAGGTTCAGGACATCAGGCTGTTGGTTATGTTATACCAGGAAGTGAGATTACCAGCAAGGTCCTGCAGTCATCATCGGCAGCAGATCTAGTGACAGTAGAGAATGCTTCAGGATCCTTGTCCAATTTGCCTGCTGAAGGTGAAGCAAAGTCTCTGGATTCACTCCCATACCCCATTCTACGACCCATTGTCATTCCCAGTATGTCTAGGGAGAGATCAAGATCAGATTTTAAGCGCAGTCATGATCATAAAAGTCCTTGTGTTCCTCCCAGCAGGCGGGAGCAACCTAGGATCAAGAGGCCTCCGTCACCTGTTGTCCTATGTGTTCCACGTGCCCCTCATCCACCTCCTCCTTCTCCAGTTGGTGATTCTAGAAGGCACAGAGGTTTTCCAACGGTTCGGTCTGGTAGCTCCAGCCCTAGGCAGTGGGGTGTCAAAGGTTGGTTCCATGATGGAATTAATTTTGAAGAAGCCTGTATACGCATGGATGGTAGTGAAGTAGTTTGGCCTGCTTGGAGGAGTAAAAGTCTCTCAGCCCATCAGTTAACGCAACCTCTACCTGGAGCTTTGCTGCAGGATCGCCTCATCGCAATTTCACAGTTAACTCGCGATCAAGAACAT cCAGATGTTGCGTTCCCACTTCAACCTCCCGAAACGCTGAACTCTACTGCAAAGAAGGCATGTCTTTCAATGATCCATAGTCGCCTTCACAATGAAATTGAGAACTTCTGCAAACAG GTTGCCTCTGAGAATTTGATCAGGAAGCCTTACATTAATTGGGCTGTAAAGCGCGTTGCACGTTCTCTACAAGTATTATGGCCTAGATCTCGTACAAACATTTTTGGTTCAAACGCTACTGGGCTGTCACTCCCATCGAGTGATGTGGACCTTGTGGTTTCTCTTCCTCCTGTGAGGAATCTG GAACCAATTAAAGAAGCTGGGATCTTAGAGGGGCGAAATGGGATCAAAGAAACATGCCttcag CATGCAGCTAGATATCTGGCTAACCAGGAGTGGGTAAAAAATGATTCTCTGAAGATCGTGGAAAATACTGCT ATACCAATTATAATGCTTGTGGTGGAAGTTCCACATGACCTCATTTCGTCGTCTCTATCAAATTTACAAACACCAAAAGCTGAACCAACTCAGTTGACTGTTGAAGAAGACAATACTTTTCAGGCTGATTCGACTTGTTCGGATTCCTCATCATCACCACAGTGGTCTAAGATGAATGAATCTGTGAAGGATGTAAAAGCAGTTCGACTTGATATTAGTTTCAAATCGCCTTCTCATACAGGATTACAGACCACAGAGCTG GTAAAAGAGCTCACAGAACAGTTTCCTGCTGCCACACCTCTTGCTTTGGTGCTAAAACAGTTCCTAGCAGATCGCAGTCTTGACCAGTCATATTCAGGCGGTTTAAGTTCATATTGTCTA GTACTATTGATCACACGGTTTTTGCAGCATGAACATCATCACAGTCGACCAATTGACCAA AACTTGGGGAGCCTCCTGATGGACTTTTTCTACTTCTTTGG GAATGTGTTTGATCCTCGTCAAATACGTGTCTCAATACAGGGAAGCGGCTTATACATAAATAGAGAACGAGGGTGCAG CATTGATCCAATTTGCATTGATGATCCTCTGTACCCAACCAATAATGTGGGGCGGAACTGCTTTCGCATACACCAATGCATCAAG GCATTTGCGGATGCTTATTCTATTTTGGAAAATGAGATACCTTCTCTTCCATGCAACGATGAATCTAATTCAGTACCTCAAGTTAAGCTGCTCCCAAGAATTGTTCCAAGCATTGAGGCTTCTGAGGTATCTTAA